ACGATTGCGGAATTCAAATTTGACGCCTGTATCGGAGGCGCTCGCAGAGATGAAGAAAAAGCAAGGGCAAAAGAAAGAGTTTTTTCAGTTCGCGATGAGTTTGGTCAGTGGGACCCGAAGCTGCAAAGACCCGAACTCTGGAACATTTATAACGGTAAAATTAGTCCAGGTGAGAATGTTCGTGTTTTTCCAATTTCCAACTGGACGGAGTTAGACGTTTGGGAATACATCCGTAAAGAAAACATCGCCCTTCCTTCATTATATTTTTCTCATAAACGGCAAATCATATACCGCGAGAATCTACTCTTCCCGGTTTCAAAATTCATCACGATCGACTCGAACGATCGTGTGGAAGACAAGATCGTTCGTTTTCGTACGGTCGGCGATATGACTTGTACTGCTGCGGTCGATTCTCGAGCGGATAACATAGATGATATTATCCTCGAAATCCAAACGACTCGGACCACCGAAAGAGGTTCTAGACTAGACGATAAACGTTCCGAAGCCGCTATGGAAGATAGAAAAAGAGGGGGATACTTCTGATGGATTTATTGCGTTTTATCACTGCAGGAAGTGTGGACGATGGTAAATCCACTTTGATCGGAAGACTTCTTTATGATAGCAAATCGATCTTTGAAGATCAGCTCGAAGCGATTGAAAAAAACGCCCGTGGAAACAACGGCCAGATCAATTTGGCTCTTTTAACGGATGGTCTCAAAGCCGAAAGAGAACAGGGAATTACGATCGACGTCGCTTATAAATATTTCTCCACTCCTAAAAGAAAGTTCATCATCGCGGATGCACCTGGACACGTTCAATACACACGGAATATGGTGACTGGAGCGTCTAACTCTAATTTGGCGATTATTTTGATAGACGCTCGAAAAGGTGTAATCGAACAAACCTATCGTCATTCTTACATTACATCTATGTTAAGAATTCCTCATCTTGTGGTTTGTGTCAATAAAATGGACCTTGTGGAATTTTCACAGACGCGTTACGAAGAGATTAAAGCGGATTATCTAAATTTCGCATCTCGTTTAGATATTAAGGATATTGAATTTATTCCGATCAGTGCTCTCAACGGAGACAACGTAGTCGACAAGTCTGAAAATCTTTCCTGGTATGATGGGCGTACTCTTCTCAATCATCTTGAAGAAGTTTATATCGAAAGCGACGAGAATATAGAAGACGCACGTTTTCCCGTTCAATATGTAATTCGTCCTCTTTCCGATGAACATCACGATTATAGAGGTTACGCAGGTCAGGTTCGAAGTGGTATTTTTAGAAAGGGTGATTCTATCACGGTTCTTCCAAGTGGTTTTACGAGCACAATCGAATCTATCGATACGTATGACGGAGAAGTAAAAGAAGCGTTTCCTCCTATGTCTGTTACAATCCGTTTAAAAGATGAGATTGATATTTCTCGCGGTGATATGATCGTTTTATCGGAAGGTCTTCCAATTGTTTCCCAAGATCTAGAAGCAAATATTTGTTGGATGGACTCTAAAGCTCTTTTATCCGGAAATAAATATATTCTGCGTCAAACGACTAACGCTGTAAAGGCGATCGTAAAAGAAATAGAATTTAAAATTGCTCCGGATACTCACGAAAAATTAGACGCTTCCAAAGGACTTACATTAAACGAAATCGGAAAAATCAAAATCCGCACTGCAAAACCTGTGAGTTTCGACGAATATAGAATCAATCGTTCTACGGGAAGTTTTATCTTGGTGGACGAAGGGACTAATTCTACCGTGGGTGCTGGAATGATTACCGGGGTTGGAACCTAATTTATGTTAAACGCCGATACGAACAAAAATTTTTGTCTGGGTAAGGTTTATCTTGTCGGTGCAGGACCAGGAAATCCGGAAGATCTGACCTTGCGTGCGTATCGGATTTTGACCAAGGCCGAAGTCATTTTATATGACGCGCTTTTGGATCCTTCTTTTCTCGAAATTTTTCCAAAGTCCGCAATCGTTCACTACGTAGGAAAAAGATCCGGAGCACATTCCGCGACTCAACAAGAGATCAACGAACTTCTTCTTTCCTATGCACTTCAAGGGAAAAATGTGGTTCGTCTGAAAGGCGGAGATCCTTTCGTCTTTGGAAGAGGCGGTGAAGAATTAATTACATTAGTTAATCATAATATAAAATATGAAATCGTTCCAGGCGTAAGTTCTTTAAACGCAGGCTCTTCTTTTGCGGGTTTTCCTTTGACTCATAGAGGTTTGTCCCGCCAGGTTTTGATCATGGACGGTCATACCGTTTTAAACGAAAATACCGATTGGGAATGGTTTGCGAAGTTTCAAGGAACCATTGCGCTTTTTATGGGAACTTCTTCCCTTCCGAAAATTGCGGACCTACTTTTAAAACACGGTAGTTCGGCCGATTTACCCGTCGCACTTGTCGAAAACGCTTCTTTAGAAAATTGTAATATTCAAGTTTGTTCTTTAAAAGAAGCCGCAAATTCTTATTTAGAAAAAAAGACCAAGGGGCCCGGAATTATCTACATCGGAAAAGTGGTTCGATTTTTGGAAAATGAAAAACCGACTTTGACCTTTTCTCAGTTTTCGAAAGAATCTTTTTTAGGGCAAATTTCTTCCGAAATCCAAGGGGGAAAGAATGAGCCGTAAATATCCAGCTTTTCTTAATTTAGAAAATAAGAATATTCTGTTAATTGGTGGAGGAAAAGTCGCCTTAGAAAAACTTCCTCATTTGATCGATTCCGGTGCGAAAATTACTCTGATCGCTTTGGAAACTTGTAGGGAAGTTGCGCAAATTTTAGAAAAACATCCGGAAATTAAGGTAGAATATAGATCTGTAGAATTTGCGGATCTTCAGGGGAGAGCCCTCGTTTTTTCCGCGACCAACGATACGGATTTAAATCGGAGACTGAGCGATTATGCTCATTCTTGGAAAATTTGGATTAACTGTTCCGACGATCCCACTAACTGCGATTTTTATTCCGCTGCGGTTTTGGATAGAGGTCCGATTCGTGTCGCAATTTCTACGGAAGGAAATTTTGCGGGAATCTCCGGGGTTGTAAAAACTACTTTGGAGGAATTGATCCCGGATGAACACGAAGAAGAATTTAAAGAACTTATGCTATTAAGAAAAGAATTAAAATCGATTTTACCAAATCCGGAACGTAGAAGAAAAGTTCTTAAAGAATTATTACAAACTCTCAAGGATGATTATTTTAAAATTCCAGCCGATTCAAAAAGAATATAATGAAATTATAAACTCGAAAAAGGAAAAATCCAAATCATGTCAGAAGCAAAAGAACTATCACCCGTCGAAGATATAAAGTTAAACTCAAATAATCTAAGAGGAAAAATCGCAGAAGGTTTAGACCAAAACATAGATACTTATGATGAAGACGAGAAACAACTACTTAAGTTTCACGGACTTTATCAGCAAAAAGATAGAGATCGAAAAAAAGATGAAAACGGAAACGATATAGAAGCTCCTACTAGTTTTATGATTCGAGGAAGAATTCCAGGAGGAAGGTTGACTTCGGAACAGTACTTGGTTTGGGACGAGTTGGGGGATAAATTCGGAGGTGGGGCCATTCGTCTAACGACCAGACAATCGGTTCAACTTCATACATTAAGAATTTTTCATCTTAGAGACGTTATGAAAGCGATCCACGAAGTGAATCTTTCCAGTATGGGAGCTTGTGGAGACGTTGTGCGTAACGTGACTCAAGCTGTAAATCCTCTCGGTAAAAAAGAATTACAACTGTTAGACGGAGTTTCCCAAATTTTATCCGATCATTTTAAATATAAGACTAACGCTTACGCAGAAGTATGGTTAGGCGACAAACAACTCAACAAGGACGAAGAAGATCCAATTTACGGTAAAACGTATCTACCTAGAAAATTTAAAATTGCGGTTACTCTTGCTGGAAATAATACCGTGGATATTTATGCAAACGATATGGGATTTGCGGCGACTCTTTCTTCGGATGGAAACAGAATCGACGGTTATTTTGTGTTTGCCGGAGGCGGTTTCGGAATGACTCACAACAAACCGGAAACTTTTGCTCGTGCTGCAAGTCTTTTAGGTTGGATTCCTGAAAACGCGTTGATACCGGTGGCGGAAGCGATCGTAACTGCACATAGAGATTTTGGAGATAGGACCAATCGTAAACACGCTCGTTTAAAATATGTCCTTGCGGAAAAAGGAGTGGAGTGGTTTCAATCGGAAGTCGAATCTCGTTCCAACGTAAAACTAGATAAGGATAAACCTTTACCGAATTGGGAAACTCCTTCTTATTTAGGTTGGAATGAAAGACAAGATGGAACTCTTTCTTTAGGATTTCATACTCTTGCTGGAAGAATCAAAGATTTTCCAGGTAAACCTTTGAAATCCGCTTTAAAGGAAATTGTCGGTACTTATAAATTATCGGTTCAAATTACTGCCGATCAGGATTTGATTTTGATCGGAATTCAAAAATCGGATCAAGAGAAGATAGAAAGAAGATTAGAAGAATTGAATGTATCCTGGAAAAGTCCTTCTCGTCTTTACGATCGTGCGCTCGCTTGTCCTGCACTTCCTACCTGTGCGCTTGCTTTAACGGAGTCGGAACGTTCTTTTCCGGAAGTTTTAAACGGAATTCAAAAAGTTTTGGATAAACTGGGACTCAGCGACCGAGCTCCTGTGGTTCGTATGACCGGATGCCCGAACGGATGTGCAAGACCTTATTCCGCAGAAGTTGGAATTGTAGGTCAACAAGCCGGAGGAAAATATTCTTTGTTTTTCGGAGCCGATTCGGAAGGAACCAAAGTAGGGGAGTATGTTGCAAAAAAAGTTGCACTCGCAGATATTCCTGCTCAATTGGAAAAGGCCTTTTTACTTTGGAAAAACGAAGGAGACTCCGACGAAAAATTCGGAGACTTTGTAAACAGATTTCCTCTTGAAAGATTTAGAGAAGCACTTGGATCCATGTAAAAATTATAATATTAGAAAAATTGAATTTCTTCGATTATCGGTTTCATTTTTGCGATTTTTCCGGTGGTCGAAGATACTAAATAAATATTTCCGGCGTGGTTTAAAACCGCGGTAATACCTGCAACTGAAGAATCCGAAAAATCTTGATAATTGGCTGTAATATCCCCAAAATCGTTTAGAGCAAATACCAAACCTCGCGGAATGTTTTTTCCAAAAAGAAAAACAGGTAAACCAGTCAGCAGATTTTTAATTTCGGGATATTCTTGGGTTTTATCTAAAATTTCATTTCTATGATATGGAATTCCGACCCAGAAAAAACCGCCGTTTCCGCTGATCAAAGCGGGAATTCCGGGAATATTTGTAAGAAAAAATTTTTCCGCACCTCTTTTTGAACCGTATAACGGAACCGAGGAAATTCTATGTCGAAACGGCTCCGACACGAGTAAAAATTCTTCGTTGGAAGACAATGCAATTCCAGTAGGATAATACAAATCTTGATTCAAAATTTCTAATGTAAGATTTTTATCCGCTGTTACTATCATTCCATTGGGGCGAGAAAAAAGTTCCTCTAAAAAAGATTCCCGCAATGAATACGATTGGCTAGAAACTGTGAAATATATTTTTCCGTTTTTAGAGATGTCAATCCCATGTGGAAATCGAAGAGGTGAACCGTCTGGAAGTTTAGAGATGAGAGTTTTTTGCGATCCGTCTTTGCGAATTTCTACAATTCCGACTTCTTCCACACAAACCAAAAGATTTCCATGGGAATCAAATACCATTCCTAAAGGTCTTCCTGAAAGAATGGCGAAGGTTTCTATCTTTTCGTTGGTACGGATTTGTACGATTTTATGATCTGCGGTTCCAGTATAAACATAACCGCGGGTGTCTATTGCGATTGCGTAAGGTTGGTTTAGATTTTCCTTATGAATCCATTCCGATTCCAAAAGATAATTATTTTTTCCAGGATCAAAAGGAGAATCCGTGATAGATTCGTTTGTATTTTCTCTCGAATGTGAAAATAAAAAAACCAAGAGGGATAAGGAAAGAAAAATTAGAACGAAAAG
Above is a window of Leptospira kirschneri serovar Cynopteri str. 3522 CT DNA encoding:
- the cysD gene encoding sulfate adenylyltransferase subunit CysD, with protein sequence MNRSRLTHLEQLEAESIYILRETASQFERPALLFSGGKDSITLVHLALKAFRPGKFPFPLVHIDTGHNFQEALDFRDELASKIGEKLIVRYVQDSIDQGKAVEEKGKFPSRNGIQTVTLLDTIAEFKFDACIGGARRDEEKARAKERVFSVRDEFGQWDPKLQRPELWNIYNGKISPGENVRVFPISNWTELDVWEYIRKENIALPSLYFSHKRQIIYRENLLFPVSKFITIDSNDRVEDKIVRFRTVGDMTCTAAVDSRADNIDDIILEIQTTRTTERGSRLDDKRSEAAMEDRKRGGYF
- a CDS encoding sulfate adenylyltransferase subunit 1; protein product: MDLLRFITAGSVDDGKSTLIGRLLYDSKSIFEDQLEAIEKNARGNNGQINLALLTDGLKAEREQGITIDVAYKYFSTPKRKFIIADAPGHVQYTRNMVTGASNSNLAIILIDARKGVIEQTYRHSYITSMLRIPHLVVCVNKMDLVEFSQTRYEEIKADYLNFASRLDIKDIEFIPISALNGDNVVDKSENLSWYDGRTLLNHLEEVYIESDENIEDARFPVQYVIRPLSDEHHDYRGYAGQVRSGIFRKGDSITVLPSGFTSTIESIDTYDGEVKEAFPPMSVTIRLKDEIDISRGDMIVLSEGLPIVSQDLEANICWMDSKALLSGNKYILRQTTNAVKAIVKEIEFKIAPDTHEKLDASKGLTLNEIGKIKIRTAKPVSFDEYRINRSTGSFILVDEGTNSTVGAGMITGVGT
- the cobA gene encoding uroporphyrinogen-III C-methyltransferase, translating into MLNADTNKNFCLGKVYLVGAGPGNPEDLTLRAYRILTKAEVILYDALLDPSFLEIFPKSAIVHYVGKRSGAHSATQQEINELLLSYALQGKNVVRLKGGDPFVFGRGGEELITLVNHNIKYEIVPGVSSLNAGSSFAGFPLTHRGLSRQVLIMDGHTVLNENTDWEWFAKFQGTIALFMGTSSLPKIADLLLKHGSSADLPVALVENASLENCNIQVCSLKEAANSYLEKKTKGPGIIYIGKVVRFLENEKPTLTFSQFSKESFLGQISSEIQGGKNEP
- a CDS encoding precorrin-2 dehydrogenase/sirohydrochlorin ferrochelatase family protein, producing MSRKYPAFLNLENKNILLIGGGKVALEKLPHLIDSGAKITLIALETCREVAQILEKHPEIKVEYRSVEFADLQGRALVFSATNDTDLNRRLSDYAHSWKIWINCSDDPTNCDFYSAAVLDRGPIRVAISTEGNFAGISGVVKTTLEELIPDEHEEEFKELMLLRKELKSILPNPERRRKVLKELLQTLKDDYFKIPADSKRI
- a CDS encoding NADPH-dependent assimilatory sulfite reductase hemoprotein subunit, producing the protein MSEAKELSPVEDIKLNSNNLRGKIAEGLDQNIDTYDEDEKQLLKFHGLYQQKDRDRKKDENGNDIEAPTSFMIRGRIPGGRLTSEQYLVWDELGDKFGGGAIRLTTRQSVQLHTLRIFHLRDVMKAIHEVNLSSMGACGDVVRNVTQAVNPLGKKELQLLDGVSQILSDHFKYKTNAYAEVWLGDKQLNKDEEDPIYGKTYLPRKFKIAVTLAGNNTVDIYANDMGFAATLSSDGNRIDGYFVFAGGGFGMTHNKPETFARAASLLGWIPENALIPVAEAIVTAHRDFGDRTNRKHARLKYVLAEKGVEWFQSEVESRSNVKLDKDKPLPNWETPSYLGWNERQDGTLSLGFHTLAGRIKDFPGKPLKSALKEIVGTYKLSVQITADQDLILIGIQKSDQEKIERRLEELNVSWKSPSRLYDRALACPALPTCALALTESERSFPEVLNGIQKVLDKLGLSDRAPVVRMTGCPNGCARPYSAEVGIVGQQAGGKYSLFFGADSEGTKVGEYVAKKVALADIPAQLEKAFLLWKNEGDSDEKFGDFVNRFPLERFREALGSM
- a CDS encoding SMP-30/gluconolactonase/LRE family protein, translating into MLKRIIIFLFVLIFLSLSLLVFLFSHSRENTNESITDSPFDPGKNNYLLESEWIHKENLNQPYAIAIDTRGYVYTGTADHKIVQIRTNEKIETFAILSGRPLGMVFDSHGNLLVCVEEVGIVEIRKDGSQKTLISKLPDGSPLRFPHGIDISKNGKIYFTVSSQSYSLRESFLEELFSRPNGMIVTADKNLTLEILNQDLYYPTGIALSSNEEFLLVSEPFRHRISSVPLYGSKRGAEKFFLTNIPGIPALISGNGGFFWVGIPYHRNEILDKTQEYPEIKNLLTGLPVFLFGKNIPRGLVFALNDFGDITANYQDFSDSSVAGITAVLNHAGNIYLVSSTTGKIAKMKPIIEEIQFF